AACTTTTTTATCTGCTTCAATAAGTTTTATTAGCTCATCTTTTAACTCATCATTTATTTTATCCTTAGATGGTTCAGGTAATCCAAGATGCTCAATAATTCTATCCAGTTTTAATTCTATACGTTTTTGATCACGCTGTAATACATTAATATTTGTATTAAAAATAGTAAATAGAATGGCTATTAAAATTATAGATATATATTCCATATTTTCTACCTCCATTGTTAGTTAATTTTATAATAAATCATCAAGTTTTTCAAACATTTTATCTCTTCATTTTTTATAATAACTAAGTATGTATATATACCAATAATTTTTTATGTATAGTTGCATATTAATGCCCATATTATTATAATTATTATTTATCTAATCTTATAATATATTGACAAGTTTTCTTTCGCCCACTTTTATAAAGCTCATGCCACTGTGGCACATCAATAATACCAACTAACTCAGCTCCACAATATTCACAGGTCTTTCTAGATGCAATATTTTCTGGTGAACATGTAATAATAATCTCTTTCATTTTATGTTTCTTTGCTAATAAAAATAACAATTTACAGACCTTCCCGGCATAATGATTTCCCCTGAAAGATTTATATATTTCATATCCTATATTTCCACCGTATTTTGTATTATCATTGTGCCCAATCCTCAAATCACACTGCCCTATTTCAATATCATCTATACTTCTCATAATTTTAAAATAATATGCAGGAACATATCCCTTTTCTATATTTTCATCAGCAGTTTTATATAAATGTAAATAAATTTCTTTGTTTTTCAAATCAGTTGTATTAAAAAACATCTTGCACCTCCTTAACATAAATTGTCAATATATTGAATAATACAAATATTATATCATTAAATAAAGATTTATAGAAATGGTTTCTAATAAGCTAATCATTATCCTATAATCCATAGCTTGTCCTACTTATGGTATGGTTCACCGTATCAGTTCTACTAGCAAAATAAATATAATGTATTTAATAGTTAAAATTAAAACACTAGGCTTCATCACCTAGAACCTAGTGTTTTAATTGCAAGATTATTAAATATAGCCTTTTCTATATGAATTTAGGCTATGACAATTTTCTAAGCTGAATAATTCCTGCACAATGGGATATAGTTGTAAAACTAATATCTTCTTTAGGAAAAAATTCTTTCAATTCATTAAATACAAAATATATTTCTTCATCATCCCAATAATTTTCATACTTTGCTTTACACTGCTCTAGCAATTCCCTTGTTTGGAAAGCTACATCTCCAATAATAATTCTACCATCTCTTGAGATATACTCTTCTAGTTTATTAATCAATTTAATTTTATCTTCATCTTCCAAATGATGCATTGCGTAGGTACTTATAATATAATCAAATTGTATACTTTCAAGTTCTTTAGGTAAACCCTTAAAAAAATCATATTGAAATAGTTTAGCTAAAGGCATTTTTTCTTTTGCTATTTCTATCATTCTTTGTGAAAAATCAATACCATATATTTTATATCCATCATCATATAGTTTTTTCGTCAATACTCCTGTACCAAATCCAATATCTAATATTTTTGCTTTTTCTTTTCTATGAACTATATTGTAAATAGTACCTAAAACATCTTTATATCCTACAAATGGATATTCATTGTCCTCCTCATTTAACTGAACACTTTTTTCGTAACCATCTGCCCATAAATCAAAACCTTTATCATCTAGCATTAAAGAAGTCCTCCTTACTAAGTTCATAGTCAACAGCAGTTCTCAATTGACCATTTTGGTCTTTCCAACAGCCTTTTCTTACTCCAACTTTCCGAGCCCCAATTTTATTTTCATAAACATATTGAGCCCTTTCGTTATCAAGCATTGTATCCCAAATAATTTTCTCTATTGGAAATTTGGAATTTATGACCTCATCTGTAAAAAGGAATTCAAATAACATTCTGATAATTTTAGGCCCATATCCTTGATTCTGGTAACTAAAATCACATATTTTCCATCCAGGATATGCTACATTATCATCTTTAATCCTATAACTTAGTTCCCCTACAAGTTTGCCATCAATTTCTATCACACAAAGCTGGCTTAATTTGCCTTCCCAGCTTCTGATATTATTCATAGTATCTTCTAAAGATTCCATCAAACCATTGGGAAAACCTGCATGTTCCATAACCCTACCATCATTCCACCACTTGTTTAATTGAATAGCATCATCGATAGTAGCACTTCTAATTACAATATTATCCTTTTGAATTCTCATACTTTCCTCCATTAAATTTATTTGGAGGGTTTATAGGGCGTGAACCCTCCTTACACGCTTAGCTGTTATTTTTATCATAACGACCACTTCCTTTTTTATTATTTCTATGAAAACACCTATGGTGTTATCTACTTTAGTAAACCTTCAGTTATAAATTCGCTTATACAATCAAATGGATATTTCACTTATTTATACCTCCATTTGCTACATATAATATAAAAATAAGCAATAAGAATATTTTAATTTTTCTAACTGAAATATAGAAGTTGAAAATTAGAGGATTAATCATCCATTTAAATTTATTAATAACATTCCAACCAAGAAAGCCATTTACTGATAGCTTATTTCCTTCTTTATCAAAGCCAAAATCTAATTGATTATCTGGTACAGTAATTACACTTATATTTTTAATAGTGTTATTTCCAATTTGAAGCATAGGTATTGTACCCTTAGTAACTTTTTCTGTCCTTCCTGTATTTCCTCCTACTATTATCGAATCAGATGAAGGCAATGCTCCAATACTATTAGCTACTGATTCGCTAATTGCTGTAATTGAAGCACCTGTATCAAAAAATAAGTGGAATCTTTTCGCTATCTACTAAAATATCGATGAAAAACAAATTTACAATAGTAGTGAACAAAATTAATATTATACCTATATAATACAGGATTTTTGATTGTAAAACATCACTTAAAATAAATAATAATATAGAAAATGCAGCGATAAACATGACTTTCCCTATAAACTTACAAAGTGAAATAACGTTATATTTTTCTTAGTCTTTTTTAGGGATAGTATTAAAACCAGCAATTAAAAAGGAACCATTTCCTAAAGAAAAAATTATACCTAATAAAATGAAAAATACTACAAAGATTATTTCAATAATCACTTTTATCATCCTTCTACTATACTCACCAGGACACATTTTATTACTTATACATACATTATACCATTAAATGACAATTTATTATAGTCATAGTCATACACAGGAGACCAAAGGTCTCCCCTACAACGCATAGCTTGTCCTACTTATGGTATGGTTCACCGTATCAGTTCTACTCACAAAACTTATTTGATGATAAGTATATAATAAAAATAAAAACCAGTAGGTTTTCTAACATAATAAACCTGCTGGTTAATCCCCTACATTTTCTATAGCTATTGTTTCTATATTCTCTTGACTACATACACTTTTTAATTTAATATCATTTGTAATAAAATAATCAACATTCATAGATATGCCTGTAGCTAAAATTATCGCATCTGGAGTTTTTATATTATAATTAGCCCTAAGCCTTGATGTTATATCTGCAATTTTATAATCCACATCAATAATTGATAGATTTGGATAATTGGACAATATTAATTTATACCTATTTTCTAAAAAGACATTATTATATTTTTTAGGTTTTACTAGTATTTCCATAAAAGATATTATTGACATAAAAGCTTCATTTTTACCATCTTGTATCTCTATAAAAATTTTCTCCAATTTATCTGCATAATTAGGATTATCTTCAAAATAATATATAAAACAATTAGTATCCAGTAATATAGTTTCTCTATTGTTTATTCCCATGATTCTCTTTCCTCTTTTATATATTCATTAATGTCAATATTGTTCCATAATTCCTTTCCTAATCCTCTCATAACTTTTGCAAAACTATCTGGCTTTTCCATTAATAAGATTTGCCTAGCTTCTTCGTCATATAACCATATAATTTCAGCACCTGGTCTCAATCCTGCTTTTTTTAATATTTCTTCTGGTATCTTTAAACTTCGGTCCTCATTCAGCTTAGAAATAAGACTCATTATTAACACTTCCTTCCTTTTATAGATATCTTATGAGATATTAACTTACATATATTATATCATTATTTTTTACGCATTGTCTGAATTTGTACTAGTTTTTCTTGCCTTTACTATAATTATAGATGCAATTTGTATTATGAAAGAAACAATTGTTATTAGTACTAAAAAACCAACAGGAGTAAAGGGCTTGAAATACCAGCTCCATACTTCTGATTGTAGCTTTCTTAAAATAAAAAAATATGATGAAATAAAACTTAATATGTTCCCAATAACAAGTATAATAGTATTATGTGTTCTAATGGCAGTTCTACAAAGGGTTCCAAAACCTGCTATCATAGATCCATAGAATATCATTGTTCCAGAAGTAGCATCACCATTCATAGCCAGATATCCATATGGAATACAATAAGCCATAAGCATTAAAAATTTTATTAGTTTTTTATTCATGTACCTTGTTCCCCCAATTTATATTTTGTTACACCTAAATCTATTAATGAACATTTTATAAAAGAAGCGTTACTAAATATTTTAGTTTCTAAATCTTAAAACAAATCAATTATGAAGATAACAGGAGCAAAAACATATGCAAATGGCATGGCTATCTTACTGGTTGAAATGAATCTTATAGTCTTATTACCTTCAATCCATACACTGACTCTCTTACTAACATATGGAAATAGAATCGTAGCAATTACAAAATATATACTAATTATAATATATGGAAATTTAAAAAGTTTTACCTTGAAATAGTCTGTCATTAAAACGTAATATCCAAAATAAAAAAAACCTCCAATTATTAAGCCCATTACTATATCAAAAGAAGTTATTTTGCTTTCTTCTTTCTTTTTATTTTCCTCAATAATATCCCTAAAATTTTCGTTTAAATCTTTTCCCATACTCTATCATCTCCCTATATAAAAGGTATCATATTATTTATATATTATCTAACATTTATAATAATAAATATAGTAAACCTATAAGTGCAATAAATTTTATCAAAAATGTTGTAGTATCTTTATCTTTTTCTCTTTGTCTAGTAAATACTCTTCCGTCAATTATGCTAATAAGAAGTAATACTATAATCATATAAGGTTTCAGTCTTGGTTCATAAGGTGATTTTATTATTATAACAACACCTGCTGATATAATTACTATTAAAGAAAATATAACTTTTGCTATTTTCAAAAAAACACCTCTTTTAATTCACAAATTATAAATCTTATTAGTGAACACTTTTCTACTTATATGACATACCTAATATATATTAACATTATACCATTAAATAACAATTTATTATAGTCAGACACAGGAGACCAAAGGTCTCCCCTACAACATGTAGCTTGTCCTACTTATGATACGGTTCACCGTATCAGTTCTACTCACAAAACTTATTTGGTAATTAATGTATCAAAGAAAAATAGATTTAAGTAGAAAATATACAAAAAACCAATAGGTTTTTATCACAATAAGCCTACTGGTTTATTCGGTTATTCTGTATAATCTTTTATTATTAACTCTAAATATCACATTTACTTTACAATGATTATCCCCAATATGATAATTTCAAAAACATATTTACAATCTTTTGTAATTCAGAAAATTCTTCTTCACTTAGTACATCATAATCCCTACCATAAATACCCCTTGACTCCAAACTCCATAAAAATGATTTAAAGTTGGGGTATTTATGAATATTCTTCTTCAATAAATATATAAAATGCTCTAACTTCTGATAATTAATAGTATTATTGTTTTTTTCTTGCTTATATAAGGATAAATCTAGTATTAATTCTAAAGGTTTAGTAATTCTATATCTATAATCATTAGTATTATTAGGTAAAAAATCACTTTTATAGTTTTCATAACTTTCACATACGATTCTATACATAGTATCTCTCCCTAAACTGCGGTAATCTTTTTATAAATTGATTTTTTTTAGATTCATATAAATCATCTCTCAACAATACCTCATCTATAATTTGATTTATT
This portion of the Keratinibaculum paraultunense genome encodes:
- a CDS encoding GNAT family N-acetyltransferase yields the protein MFFNTTDLKNKEIYLHLYKTADENIEKGYVPAYYFKIMRSIDDIEIGQCDLRIGHNDNTKYGGNIGYEIYKSFRGNHYAGKVCKLLFLLAKKHKMKEIIITCSPENIASRKTCEYCGAELVGIIDVPQWHELYKSGRKKTCQYIIRLDK
- a CDS encoding class I SAM-dependent methyltransferase, producing MLDDKGFDLWADGYEKSVQLNEEDNEYPFVGYKDVLGTIYNIVHRKEKAKILDIGFGTGVLTKKLYDDGYKIYGIDFSQRMIEIAKEKMPLAKLFQYDFFKGLPKELESIQFDYIISTYAMHHLEDEDKIKLINKLEEYISRDGRIIIGDVAFQTRELLEQCKAKYENYWDDEEIYFVFNELKEFFPKEDISFTTISHCAGIIQLRKLS
- a CDS encoding GNAT family N-acetyltransferase gives rise to the protein MRIQKDNIVIRSATIDDAIQLNKWWNDGRVMEHAGFPNGLMESLEDTMNNIRSWEGKLSQLCVIEIDGKLVGELSYRIKDDNVAYPGWKICDFSYQNQGYGPKIIRMLFEFLFTDEVINSKFPIEKIIWDTMLDNERAQYVYENKIGARKVGVRKGCWKDQNGQLRTAVDYELSKEDFFNAR
- a CDS encoding retropepsin-like aspartic protease, producing MAKRFHLFFDTGASITAISESVANSIGALPSSDSIIVGGNTGRTEKVTKGTIPMLQIGNNTIKNISVITVPDNQLDFGFDKEGNKLSVNGFLGWNVINKFKWMINPLIFNFYISVRKIKIFLLLIFILYVANGGINK
- a CDS encoding DUF3784 domain-containing protein gives rise to the protein MCPGEYSRRMIKVIIEIIFVVFFILLGIIFSLGNGSFLIAGFNTIPKKD
- a CDS encoding type II toxin-antitoxin system VapC family toxin encodes the protein MGINNRETILLDTNCFIYYFEDNPNYADKLEKIFIEIQDGKNEAFMSIISFMEILVKPKKYNNVFLENRYKLILSNYPNLSIIDVDYKIADITSRLRANYNIKTPDAIILATGISMNVDYFITNDIKLKSVCSQENIETIAIENVGD